One genomic region from Oryzias melastigma strain HK-1 linkage group LG19, ASM292280v2, whole genome shotgun sequence encodes:
- the LOC112154155 gene encoding probable phosphatase phospho1 isoform X2, with product MSAPPSSAPPARFLILFDFDETIIGENSDHTAVRTLPDQRLPAWLTDSYREGQYNEHTQKILAYMADQGVSKETIHAAVEKIPPAPGVLELFQFLRSRRHDFELVVVSDANTYFIETWLQHAGVRDLFRKIFTNPGSFDDSGRLVLLPFHSHSCPRCPDNMCKQTILREYRACREKERGGMPFQRVFYVGDGANDVCPTQALGPLDTAFARRDFPMHKLLLEMQPSAKFKANMVPWVTGEDIVDCLRKVLEER from the coding sequence ATGTCGGCCCCACCATCATCAGCTCCACCCGCACGCTTCTTGATTCTGTTTGACTTTGACGAGACCATCATTGGTGAAAACAGCGACCACACGGCGGTGCGGACTCTGCCGGATCAACGGCTCCCCGCCTGGCTGACAGACAGCTACCGGGAAGGCCAGTACAACGAGCACACGCAGAAGATCCTGGCGTACATGGCAGATCAGGGCGTCTCCAAGGAAACCATCCACGCGGCTGTGGAGAAGATCCCACCTGCTCCCGGCGTTTTGGAGCTCTTCCAGTTTCTGCGAAGCCGCCGGCACGACTTTGAGCTGGTGGTGGTCTCCGACGCCAACACGTACTTCATCGAAACCTGGCTGCAGCACGCTGGCGTGCGCGATCTTTTCAGGAAGATTTTCACCAACCCGGGCAGCTTTGACGACTCCGGACGCCTTGTGCTCCTCCCCTTCCACTCGCATTCCTGCCCCCGCTGTCCCGACAACATGTGCAAGCAAACGATCCTCCGGGAGTATCGGGCGTGCCGGGAAAAGGAGCGCGGCGGGATGCCCTTCCAGAGAGTGTTTTACGTCGGAGACGGCGCCAACGACGTGTGCCCGACTCAGGCTCTGGGGCCGCTTGACACAGCTTTCGCTAGAAGGGACTTTCCCATGcacaagctgctgctggagatgCAGCCGTCGGCCAAGTTCAAGGCAAATATGGTTCCATGGGTCACCGGCGAGGACATAGTGGATTGCTTGAGAAAAGTGCTGGAGGAGAGATGA
- the LOC112154155 gene encoding probable phosphatase phospho1 isoform X1 yields MTFTAEQQTLPPKMSAPPSSAPPARFLILFDFDETIIGENSDHTAVRTLPDQRLPAWLTDSYREGQYNEHTQKILAYMADQGVSKETIHAAVEKIPPAPGVLELFQFLRSRRHDFELVVVSDANTYFIETWLQHAGVRDLFRKIFTNPGSFDDSGRLVLLPFHSHSCPRCPDNMCKQTILREYRACREKERGGMPFQRVFYVGDGANDVCPTQALGPLDTAFARRDFPMHKLLLEMQPSAKFKANMVPWVTGEDIVDCLRKVLEER; encoded by the exons ATGACATTCACAGCAG aACAACAGACACTTCCCCCAAAGATGTCGGCCCCACCATCATCAGCTCCACCCGCACGCTTCTTGATTCTGTTTGACTTTGACGAGACCATCATTGGTGAAAACAGCGACCACACGGCGGTGCGGACTCTGCCGGATCAACGGCTCCCCGCCTGGCTGACAGACAGCTACCGGGAAGGCCAGTACAACGAGCACACGCAGAAGATCCTGGCGTACATGGCAGATCAGGGCGTCTCCAAGGAAACCATCCACGCGGCTGTGGAGAAGATCCCACCTGCTCCCGGCGTTTTGGAGCTCTTCCAGTTTCTGCGAAGCCGCCGGCACGACTTTGAGCTGGTGGTGGTCTCCGACGCCAACACGTACTTCATCGAAACCTGGCTGCAGCACGCTGGCGTGCGCGATCTTTTCAGGAAGATTTTCACCAACCCGGGCAGCTTTGACGACTCCGGACGCCTTGTGCTCCTCCCCTTCCACTCGCATTCCTGCCCCCGCTGTCCCGACAACATGTGCAAGCAAACGATCCTCCGGGAGTATCGGGCGTGCCGGGAAAAGGAGCGCGGCGGGATGCCCTTCCAGAGAGTGTTTTACGTCGGAGACGGCGCCAACGACGTGTGCCCGACTCAGGCTCTGGGGCCGCTTGACACAGCTTTCGCTAGAAGGGACTTTCCCATGcacaagctgctgctggagatgCAGCCGTCGGCCAAGTTCAAGGCAAATATGGTTCCATGGGTCACCGGCGAGGACATAGTGGATTGCTTGAGAAAAGTGCTGGAGGAGAGATGA
- the LOC112153935 gene encoding gap junction gamma-1 protein, with product MSWSFLTRLLEEIHNHSTFVGKIWLTVLIVFRIVLTAVGGESIYYDEQSKFVCNSGQPGCENVCYDAFAPLSHVRFWVFQIILVATPSLMYLGYAVNKIARAEEQADGGGASGFSQRKLKKPYLAGRKQHRGIEEAEDDNEEDPMIYEVTEMESDAGAVRGDGERHVKVKARHDGRQRIKEDGLMRIYVLQLLARSLLELAFLCGQYALYGFAVPASYVCSDLPCPHSVDCFVSRPTEKTIFLLIMYSVSLLCLLLNIWEMLHLGIGTICEIMQSRQLPLPHNELYKLTKKNGALNEGEAYGSYPFTWNAPSAPPGYSVDIKSLLVAKENQHLPISDLTNAKIACRQNHVNIAQEERREYTNNEENLCKAGRGNKPTEPQIKLKADNQTYSQQQNHSNNQSKPNRERRHRQASRHASSKAGTDSSSTGSSSKYGMMKGSEWI from the coding sequence ATGAGCTGGAGCTTCCTGACTCGCCTGCTGGAGGAAATTCACAACCATTCCACGTTTGTGGGGAAGATCTGGCTCACCGTCCTCATCGTTTTCCGTATCGTCCTGACGGCGGTGGGCGGCGAGTCCATCTACTACGATGAGCAGAGCAAGTTCGTCTGCAACTCCGGCCAGCCGGGCTGCGAGAACGTCTGCTACGACGCGTTCGCGCCGCTCTCGCACGTCCGCTTCTGGGTCTTCCAGATCATTCTGGTGGCGACGCCTTCGCTCATGTATCTGGGCTACGCCGTCAACAAAATCGCTCGGGCCGAGGAGCAGGCGGACGGCGGGGGAGCGAGCGGATTCTCGCAGAGGAAACTCAAGAAGCCCTACCTCGCCGGCAGGAAGCAGCACAGGGGCATCGAAGAGGCCGAGGACGACAACGAGGAAGACCCGATGATCTACGAAGTGACGGAGATGGAGAGCGACGCCGGAGCAGTGAGAGGAGACGGGGAAAGACACGTGAAAGTCAAAGCTCGCCACGATGGACGTCAGCGGATCAAAGAGGACGGGCTGATGCGCATTTACGTCCTGCAGCTGTTGGCCCGTTCGCTGCTGGAGCTGGCTTTCTTATGTGGACAGTACGCTCTGTACGGATTCGCCGTTCCTGCCAGCTACGTCTGCTCCGACCTGCCCTGCCCACACAGCGTGGACTGCTTCGTCTCCAGGCCAACTGAGAAAACCATCTTTCTGCTCATCATGTACAGCGTCTCCCTGCTCTGCCTGCTACTCAACATATGGGAAATGCTTCACCTGGGCATCGGCACCATCTGTGAGATAATGCAGTCCCGCCAGCTGCCGCTACCTCACAACGAGCTCTACAAACTCACCAAAAAAAACGGAGCTCTCAACGAGGGCGAGGCCTACGGCAGCTACCCCTTCACCTGGAACGCCCCTTCAGCTCCTCCAGGCTACAGCGTGGACATCAAGTCTCTCCTGGTGGCGAAGGAGAACCAACATCTACCTATTAGCGATCTCACCAACGCGAAAATCGCGTGCCGGCAGAACCACGTGAACATCGCCCAGGAGGAGCGCCGAGAGTACACCAATAATGAGGAGAACCTGTGCAAAGCCGGGAGAGGAAACAAGCCCACGGAGCCCCAGATCAAGCTGAAAGCAGACAATCAGACGTACAGCCAGCAGCAGAACCACAGCAACAATCAGAGCAAGCCCAACCGCGAGCGGAGACACCGGCAGGCGTCCAGACATGCTTCCAGCAAGGCGGGCACGGACAGCAGCAGCaccggcagcagcagcaaataTGGCATGATGAAAGGTTCTGAGTGGATCTGA